Proteins encoded within one genomic window of Candidatus Methylomirabilis lanthanidiphila:
- a CDS encoding membrane protein, which translates to MTGANSKGPSFWGGCYGFAWVALMLVLFAFMLAGYSEVWGVRGLLGATALLPLSTVTYPIVAWYYTGAFPWVWTLGLLVAIGMGKVIMSD; encoded by the coding sequence ATGACGGGCGCGAACTCCAAAGGTCCATCCTTCTGGGGGGGCTGCTACGGCTTCGCCTGGGTGGCGCTCATGCTCGTCCTCTTTGCCTTCATGCTGGCGGGGTACAGCGAGGTGTGGGGGGTGAGGGGGCTACTTGGAGCCACGGCGTTGCTGCCGCTCTCAACCGTCACCTATCCGATTGTGGCCTGGTACTATACCGGCGCATTCCCCTGGGTGTGGACGCTGGGGTTGCTGGTGGCGATCGGAATGGGTAAAGTCATCATGTCGGATTGA